The Saccharomonospora cyanea NA-134 genome includes a region encoding these proteins:
- a CDS encoding integrase core domain-containing protein, which translates to MPVSRFTALIGIPRRTYTRWISKQRAGNPPKGPWPAPAVEAFEPVVEKYAQAWPAWGHRKIHALMRADGHEVSVSTVERAMRRRNLLQSTKYQAERRELAKARKAAFAEPPTGPNQVWQLDFSEFETTRGGIWRIAGCADYYSKYEFGWHLATTCNAADAELAVRIAIAEAERLAGGVPLAEQLTNPETGHIKRIKVVTDNGGAFKGSRFAAFIASRPELLHIRTRRRSPGQNGVRERAFGSLKYEHLYRMEIDDGQTLAAEAERYRHVFNHIRPHEALGMQRPIEIHQQDQQAQLSSKKTEPDS; encoded by the coding sequence ATGCCGGTCTCGAGGTTCACGGCCTTGATCGGCATCCCGCGCCGCACCTATACCCGCTGGATCAGCAAACAGCGCGCCGGGAACCCGCCGAAGGGCCCATGGCCGGCACCGGCGGTCGAGGCGTTCGAGCCGGTCGTGGAGAAGTATGCCCAGGCCTGGCCGGCGTGGGGACACCGCAAGATCCACGCATTGATGCGCGCCGATGGACACGAGGTGTCCGTTTCGACCGTGGAGCGGGCGATGCGGCGGCGGAATCTGTTGCAGTCCACGAAATATCAGGCTGAACGACGAGAGCTAGCCAAGGCCCGTAAGGCTGCGTTCGCCGAGCCGCCTACGGGGCCGAATCAGGTGTGGCAGCTGGATTTCTCTGAGTTCGAGACCACCCGTGGTGGGATCTGGCGGATCGCCGGGTGCGCGGACTACTACTCGAAGTACGAGTTCGGCTGGCACCTCGCGACCACCTGCAACGCCGCCGATGCCGAGCTCGCCGTCCGGATCGCGATCGCCGAGGCCGAGCGGCTGGCCGGTGGCGTGCCGTTGGCCGAGCAGCTCACCAACCCCGAGACCGGGCACATCAAGCGGATCAAGGTGGTCACCGACAACGGTGGCGCCTTCAAAGGCAGCAGGTTCGCCGCGTTCATCGCCTCTCGCCCCGAGCTGCTCCACATCCGCACTCGGCGTCGCTCACCCGGCCAGAACGGCGTGCGGGAACGGGCATTCGGATCGCTGAAGTACGAGCACCTCTACCGGATGGAGATCGACGACGGGCAGACCCTCGCCGCCGAGGCCGAGCGCTACCGGCACGTGTTCAACCACATCCGCCCCCACGAGGCACTCGGCATGCAACGACCGATCGAGATCCACCAGCAAGATCAACAAGCACAACTTTCATCCAAGAAAACTGAGCCAGATTCTTGA
- a CDS encoding helix-turn-helix domain-containing protein codes for MSRPPVFPVEDKIRIVLSVLSGEMTIAEAARRNKVSEQSVSRWKAQFLEGGRAGVAEGGKAGPSSREEQLQAQIDELTTALGEAHVELRVWKRSAERLAPSRTSR; via the coding sequence ATGAGCCGTCCCCCGGTGTTCCCGGTGGAGGACAAGATCCGGATCGTGCTGAGCGTGCTGTCCGGGGAGATGACGATCGCCGAGGCCGCTCGGCGGAACAAGGTCTCGGAGCAGTCGGTGTCGCGGTGGAAGGCCCAGTTCCTCGAGGGCGGCCGGGCCGGGGTTGCCGAGGGCGGTAAGGCCGGTCCCTCGAGTCGTGAGGAGCAGTTGCAGGCCCAGATCGACGAGTTGACCACGGCACTGGGCGAGGCGCATGTCGAGCTGCGGGTGTGGAAGCGCTCCGCGGAGCGGCTGGCCCCTTCGAGGACCTCGAGGTGA